TGCCATTGCCCAGCTCACTAACGATATTCAGGCGACCGTCATGGCGATCGAGTACGTGCTTCACGATTGCCAGGCCAAGGCCAGTACCACCGGTTTCACGAGAGCGATCGACATCCACCCGGTAAAACCGTTCGGTTAATCGCGGGATATGTTGCGGCGCAATGCCGGGCCCGGTATCGGTGACAGCAAACAGTGCCCCCTTGCCTTCCGGTTTCCACGAAACTTTTATCAACCCGCCCGCTGGTGTGTAGCGCACCGCGTTATTAATCAGGTTGGCAAACAAGCTATGCAGCTCGGTCTGGCTTCCGTACAAATTCAGCCCCTCGTCGACCTCTAACTGGATATCATGATGCCCCTCACCACTCAAAATCTTCGCCGCTTCAACCAGGCTTTCCAGCAATGACTTCACGTTGACTTCGGTCTTGCCTGGCAGGCTGACCTGCGTTTCCAGCTGGGAAAGTGCCAGGAGATCGGTTACCAGGCGCTCCATGCGTTTCGCCTGCGAATACATGGTATCAATCGCCTTGTGCAGAATTGCCGGATCGCTTTCCTGCGCATCCTTCAGCGTTTCCAGATAGCCTGACAACACCGTAATGGGGGATCTCAACTCGTGCGAAACGTTTGCCACAAACTGTGAGCGCATCACTTCCAGTCTGTGCAACTGGGTGACATCCCGCGCAATCAACAGCTCCTGGCTACTGCCGTAGGGAACACGCCGCACCGCCAGGTAGCGCGACATAACTGTCGGGGATCTCATTTCGAATTCTTCATCCGAGTATGGCTTCTCCAGCAAAGCCCGAAAGCCGGGATGGCGTACCAGGTTGGTTATCGGTTGTCCGATATCGGTACTTTCATGAATGCCTAACAGACGTTCCGCCCTCGGGTTTATCCACTCGATCTCCTGTTCTTCCCCAAGGATGACCACGGCATCGGGCATCGCATTTGCTGCTT
The sequence above is a segment of the Acidiferrobacteraceae bacterium genome. Coding sequences within it:
- the phoR gene encoding phosphate regulon sensor histidine kinase PhoR — translated: MGHAIRNAVWQILAVLILALFIGFVFGKPVFAILIALLLILAFYLRNIFRLARWLESDVDAEVPGASGAWGEVFDRLYLRQKANREELAELRAMAARFEQAANAMPDAVVILGEEQEIEWINPRAERLLGIHESTDIGQPITNLVRHPGFRALLEKPYSDEEFEMRSPTVMSRYLAVRRVPYGSSQELLIARDVTQLHRLEVMRSQFVANVSHELRSPITVLSGYLETLKDAQESDPAILHKAIDTMYSQAKRMERLVTDLLALSQLETQVSLPGKTEVNVKSLLESLVEAAKILSGEGHHDIQLEVDEGLNLYGSQTELHSLFANLINNAVRYTPAGGLIKVSWKPEGKGALFAVTDTGPGIAPQHIPRLTERFYRVDVDRSRETGGTGLGLAIVKHVLDRHDGRLNIVSELGNGSTFECRFPAGRVKHVEPPE